Sequence from the Gammaproteobacteria bacterium genome:
CGGTTACTTCACGGAATGGGACAAGCCGGAGCAGGCCAATGGTCATGAGCTGCTGGCCCATGAAATGACACACTCGTGGAACGGCAAGTACCGGCGTGGCGCCGACCTGGCGACGCCCCACTTCAACACACCGATGCAGGACAGTCTGCTGTGGGTCTATGAAGGCATGACCCAGTACTACGGCAAGGTGCTGGCTGCCCGTTGCGGGCTGTGGGACGCCAAGCTGGCGCGCGCCTACTTCGCCAACGTGGCGGCGACCTATGAGTTCCAACGGCCGGGGCGGGTATGGCGTCCGCTGATCGACACCACCAATCAACCGATCATCACGCCGCGACTGCCGCTGTCGTATACCAGTTGGCAACGAAGCGAGGACTACTACAACGAAGGTCTGCTGTTGTGGCTCGACGCCGATACGAAAATTCGTGAGCTGACTCGCGGCCGCAAGTCGCTGGACGATTTCGCGCGTACCTTTTTCGGCATGGATGATGGCAGCTACACGGTCAACACCTACACGCGCGCCGACGTCGTCGACACACTCAACGGCGTCGTTGAATTCGACTGGTCCGGATTTCTCGCTGATCGCCTCGAAGGCCACGGTCCGCAGGCCCCCTTGGACGGCATCAAGCGTAGCGGCTGGACGCTGACGTTCGGCGATGAACCCAATGAGTACGGCAAGGGCTCCGAGGCCCAGTACAAGAGCTCGGATTTCGGCTATTCGCTGGGCATGTCGGTCGGCAAGGACGGCGACATCAAGGACGTGGTCTGGGACAGCCCGGCTTTCGACGCCGGCCTGTCGAAGGCGATGAAAATCGTCGCGGTCAACGGGCGGGAATATTCCGGGGACGTACTGAAAACCGCGGTGAAGCAGAGCGTCGATGATCCGCAGCCGATCGAACTGCTGATCAAGGATTTCGATCGATATCGCAGCGTTTCGATCGACTACCACGGCGGCCTGCGCTATCCGAAGCTGGAGCGCGGTGAAGGCAAGGATCTGCTTTCGTCGATCTTCGAATCGAAACGCTGAGACTCAACTGGCGCCGCGCGCCCAGACCGCGGACAGCACATCAAGCACCGCACGTATCAATGGATCATCGCTGCGCTTCCGGCGGTAGACGAAGCGCAGCGTGGTTTCCAGTCGCACATCGCCCCAGATGCAGACCTCACCGAGTTCACGTTGCCGTAGCGCACGTTCCTCGCGCATCAGGCCGAGCCCGGCCCCGGCCATCGCCAGAGAACTGAGGATGGATTCCTGGTCGGCCTCGACCACTTTGGCCGGCGTCGACCCGTGGCGCCGGAACAGTCCCATGACGAGGTGGTGATGGGTGGAAATTTCGGACGCCATCACCCAGGGCATGCGCGCAATATCCTCCCAATGAGCACGTTCGATCCGTGCCTGCCATGACGGCGCGGCGATCACCCGGTAAGCGATATCCCGCAACTTGAGGCTCGCGACGTCCGGATCGCCCAGTTCACCGTAATAGAAGCCCGCGTCCAGTTCGCCGTCACGCACGCGTTCGAACACCGCGCCGGTGACACCGTGGTGGAATTCCACGCGGATCATC
This genomic interval carries:
- a CDS encoding M61 family peptidase; translation: MNPIRSCAVLLMLLVAQSSHAQDNGWPARAARAPLDTPYPGTIELRVDATDRAHRVFRVQETIPVKPGPLTLYYPEWLPGNHAARGPISALTGLIIRAGEQRIEWTRDPLDVYAFHLSVPEGVQRIALEFQFASPLSKAQGRIVATPDIIGLQWNAVVLYPAGYFASRIPVDTSLVLPDGWDFGSALEVEQRSAGSIDFKTVSLDTLVDSPLFAGAHFRREDLAPGAKTPVYLNIVADTQESLEITDEQLAAHRNLVAEAKALFGAQHYDHYDFLLALSDHFSGIGLEHHRSSENGKSPGYFTEWDKPEQANGHELLAHEMTHSWNGKYRRGADLATPHFNTPMQDSLLWVYEGMTQYYGKVLAARCGLWDAKLARAYFANVAATYEFQRPGRVWRPLIDTTNQPIITPRLPLSYTSWQRSEDYYNEGLLLWLDADTKIRELTRGRKSLDDFARTFFGMDDGSYTVNTYTRADVVDTLNGVVEFDWSGFLADRLEGHGPQAPLDGIKRSGWTLTFGDEPNEYGKGSEAQYKSSDFGYSLGMSVGKDGDIKDVVWDSPAFDAGLSKAMKIVAVNGREYSGDVLKTAVKQSVDDPQPIELLIKDFDRYRSVSIDYHGGLRYPKLERGEGKDLLSSIFESKR
- a CDS encoding LysR family transcriptional regulator, translated to MELYQLKGFVAVAELGHMTRAAERLHVSQPALSAQIRALESQLSLKLFERVSGGMRLTAAGRQLLSDAEVVLDAADQLRNRARALCGEPAGQLRVGTVSEPEFIRVAEFLGATIQRFPMIRVEFHHGVTGAVFERVRDGELDAGFYYGELGDPDVASLKLRDIAYRVIAAPSWQARIERAHWEDIARMPWVMASEISTHHHLVMGLFRRHGSTPAKVVEADQESILSSLAMAGAGLGLMREERALRQRELGEVCIWGDVRLETTLRFVYRRKRSDDPLIRAVLDVLSAVWARGAS